A stretch of the Papaver somniferum cultivar HN1 chromosome 6, ASM357369v1, whole genome shotgun sequence genome encodes the following:
- the LOC113291903 gene encoding uncharacterized protein LOC113291903: protein MVRGICATDEKMQGKGFNLASKCYFCKLNTDNLDHILLQCNFSQLVWKWLGDVFLFKISESYEDVKSFAKLKSNAVKDIWLLTTSITMMELWFLRNKIFYEDDKIDLGKFKQRIKKYTSDCAIRIKSFMWECNYDMMIFKLFELKHQPIKRQRIVEIKFKLPGMNQTLICCDGASRGNPGAAGYGFICRGDQGEFIHAEARCLGIATNFIAEVMVIIEAVEWAVKNNKLDIVINSDSSAALHAFSTGKFPWFCQVRWDKIKELLWRTQFVHSLREINFSADFLPKKGAGLERGAILIFSTKPNFLATMESPDKIYYRFC from the coding sequence ATGGTAAGAGGCATCTGTGCAACAGATGAAAAAATGCAAGGAAAAGGTTTCAACTTAGCTTCAAAATGCTACTTTTGTAAGTTGAATACTGATAACCTTGACCACATCTTGTTGCAATGTAATTTTAGTCAATTGGTGTGGAAATGGCTGGGAGatgtgtttcttttcaaaatttctgaGTCTTATGAAGATGTGAAAAGTTTTGCAAAACTGAAGAGCAATGCAGTGAAAGATATTTGGTTGTTAACAACTTCAATAACAATGATGGAACTTTGGTTCTTAAGGAACAAAATTTTCTATGAAGATGACAAGATTGATTTGGGGaaattcaaacaaagaataaagaaatatACTTCAGACTGTGCAATAAGAATAAAAAGTTTTATGTGGGAGTGCAACTATGATATGATGATTTTTAAACTTTTTGAGCTGAAGCATCAACCAATAAAGAGGCAGAGGATTGTGGAAATTAAGTTTAAGCTACCTGGAATGAATCAAACTCTGATATGTTGTGATGGGGCTTCTAGGGGAAATCCTGGTGCAGCTGGCTACGGATTTATCTGCAGAGGTGATCAGGGTGAATTTATTCATGCAGAAGCAAGATGCCTAGGGATTGCAACCAATTTCATAGCAGAGGTAATGGTCATTATAGAAGCTGTTGAATGGgcagtaaaaaataataaattggATATAGTAATAAACTCTGATTCAAGTGCAGCTTTACATGCATTCTCTACTGGGAAGTTTCCATGGTTTTGTCAAGTTAGATGGGATAAAATAAAAGAGTTACTATGGAGGACTCAATTTGTACATAGTttgagagaaataaatttctcagCTGATTTTCTTCCTAAAAAGGGTGCAGGTTTGGAGAGGGGTGCAATTCTTATTTTTTCCACAAAGCCAAATTTCCTAGCTACAATGGAATCACCTGACAAAATTTATTATAGGTTCTGCTAA